A genomic region of Deltaproteobacteria bacterium contains the following coding sequences:
- a CDS encoding AbrB/MazE/SpoVT family DNA-binding domain-containing protein has protein sequence MFGRVLKKGLIVIPKEVRKKTGLSPGDKVEIKVSKEGIVISPLSINHTEETKGIIKGRLSLKELEEIYASD, from the coding sequence ATGTTTGGAAGGGTTTTAAAAAAGGGTTTAATCGTCATTCCAAAAGAGGTGAGGAAAAAGACCGGCCTCTCCCCTGGGGATAAGGTGGAAATAAAGGTTTCAAAAGAAGGAATTGTTATCTCACCACTAAGTATAAATCATACCGAGGAGACAAAAGGCATAATCAAGGGCCGGCTTTCTCTCAAGGAACTTGAGGAGATCTATGCAAGTGATTAG
- a CDS encoding PIN domain-containing protein → MQVIRELKNFPERASIFVDANIFLHHAFGINEVSVEFLKRVENISVKAYTSVLVLEEVFFKLMLQVSSNFLERVTIKRVKSLLKDESKRSEIFRPLFEYQNFLNVLRDSGLRISEVRTSDLDTALRLSEKWGLVTADALHLAVMKRRGLTHLASDDSDFEGIEDISLWKP, encoded by the coding sequence ATGCAAGTGATTAGAGAGTTAAAGAATTTCCCTGAGAGGGCCAGTATTTTTGTTGATGCGAATATCTTCCTGCATCACGCCTTTGGCATCAATGAAGTCTCCGTGGAGTTTCTCAAAAGGGTGGAAAATATTTCAGTTAAGGCCTATACCTCTGTATTGGTACTAGAGGAAGTCTTCTTTAAACTTATGCTGCAGGTGTCTTCCAATTTCTTGGAAAGAGTAACGATAAAAAGGGTGAAAAGTCTCTTGAAGGATGAAAGCAAAAGATCAGAGATATTCAGGCCTCTTTTCGAGTATCAAAACTTCTTAAATGTATTGAGGGATTCAGGGCTCAGGATTAGTGAGGTGAGGACATCTGATTTGGACACAGCCCTCCGCCTATCAGAGAAATGGGGACTTGTAACCGCCGATGCCCTACATCTGGCGGTGATGAAAAGGAGAGGACTAACTCACTTGGCATCGGATGATAGTGATTTTGAAGGGATAGAAGACATAAGTCTTTGGAAACCTTGA